Within Burkholderia latens, the genomic segment GGCCAGGGCAAATTGATGCAGCACGTGGGTCTGCAACGGGCCGAAGCGGCGGCTGAACGCAATGTGTTGTTCCGGCGTGATGCGCTGGTCGCGAAACACGAGTACGTGATGGTCGAGGTGCGCGCGATGGATGCGCGCGAAACCGGCCGCGTCGAGCGGTTGCGACAGGTCGAGTCCCACGACTTCGGCGCCGAGCGGCGCGTCGAACGGAACGATGTCGAACCGCTGAGCGCTGGCGTCGGGCGCAGGCCGGGGGCCGGCGGACGCCGACGCGGGGGCGTGGATGGCGGAAGTCGTCACGGTACAGCCTTGATTCGGTAAAAATGCGAATCTACGAGTGTGCGCCGGACAGCGTCAACGAAGCGATTCCGATACGTTTATCTGCTGCAGCGATAAGGATCGCTGTTCGGGCGCCAGGCTCGCCCGGCGGACCATTCGCGCTTCCCATCCGTGATCCTGCCCCGCGCGCCGCCGCGCTACGGCTGCCCGCCGCCTCCCGACGCACCGTAGATCTGTCCGGTCACGTAACTTGCCCGTGCCGACGCGAGCTCGACATAGATCCACGCGAGTTCGGCCGGCTGGCCGGGCCGCCCCATCGGCACTTGCTGGCCGAACGTCTCGACGTTCTTCTCGGTTTGACCTCCGCTCACCTGCAACGGCGTCCAGAACGGGCCGGGCGCGACGCCGTTCACGCGAATCCCTCGCCGGATCATCTGCTTCGCGAGGCCCTTCGTGAAGTTCGCGATCGCGGCCTTCGTCATCGCGTAGTCGAGCAGATTCACGGAAGGCTCGTACGCATTCACCGACGTCGTGTTGACGATCGCCGAGCCGGGCGGCATGTGCGGAATTGCCGCGCGCGTGATCCAGAACAGCGCGTACAGATTGGTGCGTAGCGTCCAGTCGAAGTCCTCGGTGCTGATGTCGAGAATCGAGTCGTGACTGTGCTGGCGCGCCGCGTTGTTCACGAGGATGTCGAGTCCTCCCAGGGCCGCGACCGCCCGCTCGACGAGCGCGTTGCATGCGCTTTCGGTGCGGATGTCGACCGGTAGCGGGACGGCCTTGCGGCCCGCGCTGCGGATGTATTGCACGACTTCGCGCGCGTCGGGTTCCTCGTCCGGCAAATACGCGATCGCGACGTCCGCGCCTTCCCGCGCAAACGCGATCGCGGCCGCGCGCCCAATGCCGGAATCGCCGCCGGTGACGAGCGCCTTGCGACCGTCGAGCCGGCCGCTGCCGCGGTAGCTGCGCTCGCCGTGATCGGGGCGCGGCGTCATGCGACCGGCAAGCCCCGGCCACGGCTGGTGCTGCTCGGGAAACGGCGCGTGCGGATACAACGTGCGCGGATCGTGCGGGGCCGTGTCGCCG encodes:
- a CDS encoding SDR family oxidoreductase; translated protein: MSSDEISESRRKWMQGTSASLVAGVALPAVAQGGGASDGGDTAPHDPRTLYPHAPFPEQHQPWPGLAGRMTPRPDHGERSYRGSGRLDGRKALVTGGDSGIGRAAAIAFAREGADVAIAYLPDEEPDAREVVQYIRSAGRKAVPLPVDIRTESACNALVERAVAALGGLDILVNNAARQHSHDSILDISTEDFDWTLRTNLYALFWITRAAIPHMPPGSAIVNTTSVNAYEPSVNLLDYAMTKAAIANFTKGLAKQMIRRGIRVNGVAPGPFWTPLQVSGGQTEKNVETFGQQVPMGRPGQPAELAWIYVELASARASYVTGQIYGASGGGGQP